A stretch of the Sulfurimonas sp. HSL-1656 genome encodes the following:
- a CDS encoding RNA methyltransferase, whose product MKDSATYQKKKRFFESMITLYGRNAVEEVLDDPTVEIHALHLAESNKQEGVIERITAKARARGVEIRYHAKAALSRISRNAKQDQGVALDIIAPTYRSAETLLETPMVQGRLLALDGIHNPQNLGMIIRSAAAGNIDGILLPKQGSAKLSPLVMKASAGTLFKLPVYYCETLPEILGTLQIQGWSIFGLSSHADATLHTLTVPEKTVFVLGNESEGVSEGVAARCNAQVAIPMQRGVESLNVAVTAALLAFLPAGER is encoded by the coding sequence ATGAAAGATTCCGCAACCTACCAAAAAAAGAAGCGTTTTTTCGAAAGCATGATCACCCTGTACGGGCGCAATGCCGTCGAAGAGGTCCTGGACGATCCGACGGTCGAAATTCATGCCCTTCACCTGGCCGAGTCGAACAAGCAAGAGGGGGTGATCGAGCGGATCACCGCCAAAGCCCGGGCCCGGGGCGTGGAGATCAGGTACCATGCCAAAGCGGCGTTGTCGCGTATCTCCCGGAATGCCAAGCAGGACCAGGGGGTTGCGCTCGATATTATCGCGCCCACCTACCGCAGTGCGGAGACCCTGCTGGAGACGCCGATGGTTCAGGGCCGGCTGCTGGCGCTTGACGGCATCCACAACCCGCAGAACCTCGGGATGATCATCCGTTCGGCAGCGGCGGGGAACATCGACGGTATCCTCCTGCCGAAGCAGGGCAGCGCCAAGCTCTCCCCGCTGGTGATGAAGGCGAGCGCGGGGACGCTCTTCAAGCTGCCGGTCTACTACTGCGAGACGCTTCCGGAGATATTGGGGACACTGCAGATACAGGGGTGGAGCATTTTCGGCCTCTCCTCCCATGCCGATGCGACGCTGCACACCCTTACGGTGCCGGAGAAGACGGTCTTCGTACTGGGCAATGAGAGCGAGGGGGTGAGCGAAGGGGTGGCGGCGCGCTGTAACGCGCAGGTGGCCATTCCGATGCAGCGGGGAGTCGAGTCGCTCAACGTTGCCGTCACGGCGGCGCTGCTGGCCTTTCTGCCGGCCGGGGAGCGCTAG
- a CDS encoding phospholipase A, with translation MKRLGLWLLLLCLGAMAESRFETGMERYRQGDYPAAFAIFTAAYEATEDEDAAYMLARMYEKGEGVDADRAEAARWYRRSARRYFEAAADSSLHRENKRLLSTYRELDPVEDNETAETIRKSIVSDFGLKTFHENYLLPFGYREGVYDSYVPSDHYKNIESELQLSFRLDFLPDLFGLNETYSAAYTQRSFWQVYAGSSPFRETNYQPEVFVTFPTASHKVPIKSVAVGFAHQSNGQGNVTEQDFGDINVSDPVAIAPYLRNRSRSWNYAWMEAIFQTGSLFTELKLWYRFKESEEDDNPDLTDYLGYGSLRFILPYGKSMTSLLLRQNFVTGKGAQQLIWTYPFSHRENVFWCLKAFTGYGESLIDYNNYVTKFSIGFSFSR, from the coding sequence ATGAAGCGGCTGGGGCTTTGGCTGCTCCTGCTCTGCCTGGGGGCGATGGCGGAGAGCCGGTTCGAGACGGGGATGGAGCGTTACCGCCAGGGGGACTACCCCGCGGCGTTTGCGATCTTTACGGCCGCCTACGAAGCGACGGAGGATGAGGATGCCGCCTATATGCTCGCCAGGATGTACGAGAAAGGAGAGGGGGTCGACGCCGACCGCGCCGAGGCGGCCAGGTGGTACCGTCGTTCGGCGCGGCGCTACTTCGAGGCGGCGGCGGACTCCTCCCTGCACCGGGAGAACAAGCGGCTGCTTTCGACCTACCGCGAACTCGACCCCGTCGAGGACAACGAGACCGCCGAGACGATCCGCAAAAGCATCGTTTCCGATTTCGGCCTGAAGACCTTTCACGAGAACTACCTGCTCCCCTTCGGCTACCGTGAAGGGGTTTATGACAGCTATGTGCCCTCGGACCATTACAAGAACATCGAGTCGGAACTGCAGCTGAGTTTCCGTCTGGATTTCCTCCCCGATCTTTTCGGACTGAACGAGACCTATTCGGCGGCCTATACCCAGCGCTCTTTCTGGCAGGTCTACGCGGGTTCTTCGCCTTTCCGGGAGACGAACTACCAGCCCGAAGTCTTCGTCACCTTTCCGACGGCGTCGCATAAAGTGCCGATCAAATCGGTGGCCGTCGGTTTTGCCCACCAGTCCAACGGCCAGGGGAATGTCACCGAGCAGGATTTCGGCGATATCAATGTCAGCGATCCCGTAGCCATCGCGCCTTATCTGCGCAACCGGTCGCGCTCGTGGAACTACGCCTGGATGGAGGCCATCTTCCAGACGGGAAGCCTCTTTACGGAGCTGAAGCTCTGGTACCGTTTCAAAGAGAGCGAAGAGGATGACAACCCGGACCTGACGGATTACCTTGGGTACGGGTCGCTGCGGTTTATTCTGCCGTACGGCAAAAGTATGACGAGCCTGCTGCTGCGGCAGAACTTTGTGACGGGCAAGGGGGCGCAGCAGCTGATCTGGACCTATCCGTTCTCACACCGCGAGAACGTCTTCTGGTGCCTGAAGGCCTTCACCGGTTACGGCGAGAGCCTAATCGACTATAACAACTACGTGACGAAGTTTTCGATCGGGTTCAGTTTTTCGCGCTAG
- a CDS encoding thioredoxin family protein gives MQTLTEIENTLREKPAVMLYFSAPTCNVCHALKPKLVDAVTTNFDAVEIVSIDISESPEIASHYSVFAIPTLLVFLDGREFLRKSRHMSVGEVVEAIRRPYEMMFS, from the coding sequence ATGCAAACACTTACCGAGATCGAAAACACCCTCCGCGAGAAGCCGGCGGTCATGCTCTACTTCAGTGCCCCGACCTGCAACGTCTGCCACGCCCTGAAACCGAAACTCGTCGACGCCGTCACCACTAATTTTGATGCCGTCGAGATCGTCAGTATCGACATCTCCGAATCCCCGGAGATCGCTTCGCACTACAGCGTCTTCGCCATCCCGACCCTGCTCGTCTTCCTCGACGGGCGGGAGTTCCTGCGCAAAAGCCGCCACATGAGCGTCGGCGAGGTCGTCGAAGCGATCCGCCGCCCCTACGAGATGATGTTCTCCTGA
- a CDS encoding YaaA family protein gives MQKRDFSMIFTLFSPSEGKRTGGTIGGLDTGTLLFGLAPRKAILDAYNAIVGGDNPDQVLALFGLKKAGDAQPFIADLYSAPTMPAVERYDGVAYEYLDYPSLDAEASTYLQARLIIFSNLFGPLRGGDLIPTYKVKQGNSVGDFAPERYYKDAFNAELDALIGGDEILDLRAGYYDKFFKPSRPVTTMKFIKEGKVVSHWAKAYRGIVLRHLAQHRFETIDDLLASQIPGLACREILEKKGKREAVFDIL, from the coding sequence ATGCAAAAAAGAGATTTCAGCATGATTTTCACCCTCTTCTCCCCCTCCGAAGGCAAACGCACCGGCGGCACTATCGGCGGACTCGACACGGGCACCCTGCTCTTCGGACTTGCACCCCGCAAAGCAATCCTCGATGCCTATAATGCCATTGTCGGCGGTGACAACCCTGACCAGGTGCTGGCCCTTTTCGGCCTGAAAAAAGCAGGGGACGCCCAGCCCTTCATCGCCGACCTCTACAGCGCCCCGACCATGCCCGCCGTCGAGCGCTACGACGGCGTGGCCTACGAGTACCTCGACTACCCCTCCCTCGATGCGGAGGCGAGCACCTATCTGCAGGCGAGGCTCATTATCTTCTCCAACCTCTTCGGCCCGCTGCGCGGCGGCGACCTCATCCCCACCTATAAGGTCAAACAGGGCAACAGTGTCGGCGACTTCGCGCCCGAACGCTATTATAAGGATGCTTTTAACGCCGAGCTCGACGCCCTGATCGGCGGGGACGAGATCCTCGACCTGCGCGCAGGCTACTACGACAAGTTCTTCAAACCCTCCCGGCCGGTCACGACGATGAAGTTCATCAAGGAGGGGAAGGTTGTGAGCCACTGGGCAAAGGCGTACCGCGGCATCGTGCTGCGCCACCTCGCACAGCACCGTTTCGAAACCATTGACGATCTGCTCGCCTCGCAGATCCCGGGGCTCGCCTGCCGGGAGATTCTCGAGAAAAAAGGGAAGCGCGAAGCCGTCTTCGACATCCTATAA
- the tuf gene encoding elongation factor Tu, with protein MAKEKFERTKPHVNIGTIGHVDHGKTTLTAAITAVLGVHGDKAAFMDYDQIDNAPEERERGITIATSHVEYETANRHYAHVDCPGHADYVKNMITGAAQMDGAILVVSAADGPMPQTREHILLSRQVGVPYIVVFMNKEDMVDDEELLELVEMEIRELLDQYEFPGDDTPIVAGSALRALEEAKEGKIGEWGEKILKLMEEVDAYIPEPTRETDKDFLMPVEDVFSISGRGTVVTGRVERGQVCVGETIEIVGIKDTQTTTVTGVEMFRKEMDCGVAGDNCGVLLRGIAKEAVERGQVLCKPKSITPHTKFEAEVYILSKEEGGRHTPFFNGYRPQFYVRTTDVTGAITLPEGTEMVMPGDNVAIVAELIAPIAMEEGTRFAIREGGRTVGAGVVSKILA; from the coding sequence ATGGCAAAAGAAAAGTTTGAACGTACGAAACCGCACGTTAACATCGGTACCATCGGTCACGTTGACCACGGTAAAACTACACTGACAGCAGCAATTACAGCGGTACTTGGCGTACATGGCGACAAAGCTGCATTCATGGACTACGATCAGATCGACAACGCACCGGAAGAGCGCGAGCGCGGTATTACGATCGCTACGTCACACGTTGAATATGAGACAGCTAACCGCCACTACGCGCACGTTGACTGTCCGGGCCACGCCGACTACGTCAAGAACATGATTACTGGTGCTGCACAGATGGACGGCGCGATCCTCGTTGTTTCCGCTGCTGACGGCCCGATGCCGCAGACTCGCGAGCACATCCTCCTGTCTCGCCAGGTCGGTGTTCCGTACATCGTTGTTTTCATGAACAAAGAAGACATGGTTGACGACGAAGAGCTCCTCGAGCTGGTTGAAATGGAAATTCGCGAACTGCTTGATCAGTACGAGTTCCCGGGTGACGACACTCCGATCGTTGCTGGTTCAGCACTGAGAGCACTCGAAGAAGCTAAAGAAGGCAAAATCGGCGAATGGGGCGAAAAAATCCTGAAGCTGATGGAAGAAGTTGACGCTTACATTCCTGAGCCGACTCGTGAAACTGACAAAGACTTCCTGATGCCGGTTGAGGACGTATTCTCTATCTCCGGTCGTGGTACAGTTGTTACCGGTCGTGTTGAGCGTGGTCAGGTCTGTGTCGGTGAGACAATCGAAATCGTCGGTATCAAAGACACTCAGACAACTACGGTTACTGGTGTTGAGATGTTCCGTAAAGAGATGGACTGTGGTGTCGCTGGTGACAACTGTGGTGTCCTCCTCCGCGGTATCGCTAAAGAAGCGGTTGAGCGTGGTCAGGTTCTCTGTAAGCCGAAATCCATCACTCCGCACACGAAGTTCGAAGCAGAAGTCTATATCCTCTCCAAAGAGGAAGGTGGACGCCATACTCCGTTCTTCAACGGTTACCGCCCGCAGTTCTACGTCCGTACAACTGACGTAACAGGTGCGATCACTCTGCCGGAAGGTACAGAGATGGTTATGCCGGGTGACAACGTTGCAATCGTCGCAGAACTCATCGCTCCGATCGCGATGGAAGAAGGTACACGCTTCGCGATTCGCGAAGGTGGCCGTACTGTCGGCGCCGGCGTCGTTTCCAAAATCCTTGCGTAA
- the rpmG gene encoding 50S ribosomal protein L33: protein MRENIHLACEKCTRRNYHTSKNKKTHTEKFSVRKYCKFCREHTVHKEAKL from the coding sequence ATGCGTGAAAATATCCACCTCGCTTGTGAGAAGTGCACACGTCGCAACTATCACACAAGCAAAAACAAAAAGACGCACACTGAGAAATTCTCTGTGCGCAAATACTGCAAGTTCTGCCGCGAACATACGGTTCACAAAGAAGCAAAACTGTAA
- the secE gene encoding preprotein translocase subunit SecE — protein sequence MKSTLNSYVRNARIELSKVIFPTKAQVKQAFIAVVVVVAFVSIFLALVDLIMSSSLSAILG from the coding sequence ATGAAATCAACACTTAACAGTTATGTCAGAAACGCCCGCATCGAGCTCTCCAAAGTCATTTTCCCGACTAAGGCGCAGGTGAAACAGGCGTTCATCGCCGTCGTGGTGGTAGTTGCTTTCGTTTCGATCTTTTTGGCACTTGTAGACTTGATCATGTCTTCATCACTGTCAGCGATTTTGGGCTAA
- the nusG gene encoding transcription termination/antitermination protein NusG, which translates to MAHQWYSIQTYAGSERSVKNAILNLIDEHNLGEKIKEVVVPTEDVIEVKDGKKKISERSLYSGYVFINVDLDTPTQHLIQSLPRVSGFIGEANHPTPLSENDINTILDRVENRAAPKPKVYFENGEMVRIIDGPFANFTGTVDEYDLEHGTLKLNVSIFGRSTPVDISYTQVEKII; encoded by the coding sequence ATGGCACATCAATGGTATTCTATCCAGACCTACGCGGGCAGCGAACGCAGCGTTAAAAACGCGATCCTCAACCTGATCGACGAGCACAACCTCGGCGAGAAGATCAAAGAGGTCGTCGTTCCGACGGAAGACGTCATCGAGGTCAAAGACGGAAAGAAAAAGATCAGCGAACGTTCCCTCTATTCCGGTTACGTTTTCATCAACGTCGATCTGGACACGCCGACGCAGCACCTGATTCAGTCGCTGCCGCGCGTCTCCGGCTTCATCGGTGAGGCTAACCACCCGACACCGCTGAGCGAGAACGACATCAACACGATCCTCGACCGCGTTGAGAACCGTGCGGCGCCGAAACCGAAGGTCTACTTCGAAAACGGCGAGATGGTCCGCATCATCGACGGCCCGTTCGCGAACTTTACGGGTACGGTCGACGAGTACGACCTCGAACACGGTACACTGAAGCTCAACGTATCGATCTTCGGTCGCAGCACCCCGGTGGACATTTCGTACACCCAGGTCGAAAAAATTATTTAA
- the rplK gene encoding 50S ribosomal protein L11, with the protein MAKKVMGYIKLQIQAGAANPAPPVGPALGQRGVNIMEFCKAFNEKTKDKMGFKVPTIITVYNDRSFSFVTKQPPASALLMKAAGIKKGSDNPLKNKVAKITKAQLMEVVKMKIADLNTDDEEQAAKILAGSARAMGLEITE; encoded by the coding sequence ATGGCAAAGAAAGTCATGGGTTATATCAAGTTGCAAATTCAAGCCGGCGCTGCCAACCCGGCACCTCCGGTCGGTCCTGCGCTGGGTCAGCGCGGCGTCAACATCATGGAATTCTGTAAAGCATTCAATGAAAAGACAAAAGACAAGATGGGCTTCAAAGTTCCGACCATCATTACGGTCTACAACGACAGAAGTTTCTCTTTCGTCACAAAACAGCCGCCGGCATCTGCACTGCTGATGAAAGCAGCTGGTATCAAGAAGGGTTCTGACAACCCGCTGAAAAACAAAGTTGCGAAGATCACCAAGGCGCAGCTGATGGAAGTCGTGAAGATGAAAATCGCCGACCTCAACACGGACGACGAAGAGCAGGCAGCAAAAATCCTTGCCGGTTCCGCACGTGCAATGGGCCTTGAAATTACAGAATAA